TTTCAAGTGCAGGTTTGTATGATCTTGTTATACTGAGAAAAGAATTTGAGGATTTAGAATTTATAGAGTGTAGAAACTTTTCAGTAGCATTCATTCCTAAAATAAATTTTACGGAGAAAAACGTACAGCTCTGTTCTGGAGATAAAATAATCATACATACAGATGGTATTCATGAATCACTAAACTCAAAATCAGAAATGATGGGTTTGGATAGGTTTTATAAGATTATTAAAAATAATGCTGATTTATCGACTTCTGAAATTGTAGAGAAGCTTTTTGATGAAAGAGATAGATTTAGCGAAGGAATTGATAGCGTTGATGATTGTACTGTGATGGTTTTAGAGATAAGATAAAAAAAGAGGGCTAGCCCTCTTTTTTATTTCCATCTTAGAATATGTTTTAAATCGTACTCTTCCGGATCACTGATATATTTACGTGCCGATTCGTAATCTGATTCTCTTAAATAACATAAACTATCCTGAACCATGATATACTCTTCCGACATAATGTCAACAAGCCTAGGCTTAATCTTTCCATTTTCATCTGCTATATCTTTAAGATATAAAGGTTCTATCTTTCCATCAGGGTGAGCAACCACAATACATCCTGTTTCACCACGATCATAGAGTCTTTTTACTCCATTACCAAGGTTTGTACAATATTTCAAATCGAAAGCTATCGGATCGGTACACCTTACTTCATAGCCAATTTCTACTGGTCTTGATTTAATATCTATTCCAAGTTGTTTAAGTTTTCTTTGAAGAAGTACATTGAAAATATGTGCTTTACTAACATTTCCAAGTTCAGGATGACCATGATCATCATATGTAAAATTTATTCCAGAATTTAAGATTTCTTTTTGACTCATAAAATGGAATAAACCCTCACTTATAACTACAGCTCCATAATCAATTCCATCGATCTTTCTTTTTATCATTGAACTGATTATCATTTTTATGATTTTATTGAACGTCGGTTCAATACCAACAAACATTTCAGGAATGATAATCATAGGAGCATGAATACTTGCACCAATCCCGAAAGCTAAATGTCCAGCTTCTCTACCCATTGTCACAATTGTAAACCAATTTCCACTGGTTCTTGCGTCTTCATAAACGGTAGTACAAATTTTTGCTGCTTCATTTTTAGCTGACTGAAAGCCAAATGTAGGAACTTTACCAGGTAAAGGGAGATCGTTATCAATTGTTTTAGGTACATGAATATTCTGAATATTTACATCGTTATCCACCAGATATTTAGTTAACCTATTTGCTGTGGACGCGGTATCGTCTCCCCCAATGGTAACAAGCAGCTTAACATTATTTTTTGAAAAAAAATCAGCTTTAAACTCAGAATCTTTAGGTTTATATCTACTCATCTTTAAAGCTGAGCCACCCCTGTCAAAAATTCTATCCGCAAAATCGAAATTGATGTCTATAGTATCAGGGCTATCAGCGAACAAAGTTTTATAACCATGATTTATTCCTATTACCCTGTATCCGTCTGTTAAAAATCTCTTAGAAATAGTGGAAACAACAGTGTTAATGCCTGGAGCTGGTCCACCACCACATAGTATTGCTATAGATTTCTCCATAAATTCTCCATTTTTATTTAGTAGTCTTAATAATATGATATTTTTTTACAAATTAAAACTAATTCATTTAGTTTTTTTCTTGGTTTTTCTAATTATGTGAGACCCTATCTGTTACCAACGTAACAATCAAAGATAGAACTAATCATTACTATTCTCAAATAAATGGTTGAAAATAATCCGATTATTCCTTAGATTCTGTTAGCTGAGTCACAGTGATAAAAAAAAAAGTAAATTACGTTTCAGTGAATCTGGGAGATGGCACTTGATAAGAATAGGTATAATCATAGCGACAATTGCACTTCTACTGTCCTGTAGTCAAAACAACTCAACATCTTCAGGATATTCTTTGAAAGGGAAGGTTGATTACACTGGAGAATCTGGTGATGGTGATGTTGAGATTATGATTTACCCATATCCAGTGATTAATGATACGCTTCAACAGATTATGGATGAATATCCTCAAATTGGTGTTCCTGTTACTCCAGAGATGCTTTTTGACAAAAACGAATCTGATCCACTAAAGAAAGCAATGACAGATAATTCAGGAAGTTGGGAAGTTGATGGACTTTCAGAAGGTAATTATATAGCAGTACTAAAAAAAGAATATGCCTATGAATTTATATATAATCTAAAAGTTCCCGAAATTGATAACTCTGGATTAGTTGAACTTAAAAAAGCTATCGTTTATAATGATGGAGATATCATTAATAACAACGTAATCATTGAAGAAAATAGTAATGTATATTTTGAAGGCGTGGTTAGAGTAAGTGAGTTTGGCAGTTTGACCATAAACCCTGGAGCTAAGCTTGTATTTAGTGATTCCACATTAGCATATGATAAAGGAACCCTCATAGTCAATGGCAGAATGACAGTCGCAGGATCATCAGATAATTATGTACAATTATTTGGCGATGGGGATGGCTTAAGAGATGCATGGGGTGGAGTGAGAGCAGGAGAAGGAGCAACTTTAGATTTTGAAAGATTTATAGTTAGGAATAGCTATAAAGGGGTTGGAGGTGATAAGGCAACTAATAAATTTAGGTTTGCTGTTTTTAAGGGTAATACTGTGGGAGGGAAGACTTCTTACAATACGATTGAATCAGAATGCTACAATATTGTAGCATTAGATAATGAAACTGGAATGGATTATTTTGCACCGAATGAAGAGACGACAATAAATAAATCTATAATTTTTAGAAATTATTTCGGAGTGATTCTTTGGGGTGAGTCAACATCCACATATAAGAATTCATATCTATGTTTGAATAGAATTGCAATTAGGACGTATCAGTTTTTTAATGGATGTGTAAATAATTCTAATTTCAATTACAATGAAAGGTCTATTTTTATTCATGGTGATAATTTAAACATTGGCGACACTTCGCTGAAAGTATTTGAAAACGACTTTTTTTCTTCAAAGTATTATCATATTATTATTAATAGTTACGCATATTACAATGAGGCTAGACCAGTAATTGTTAGCAATAATTTCCATATTTTAAATTTACTAGTCAACATTTACGGAACAAGACCGCACCCAAACTCTTTTAGTATTGACTTTACGAATAATTGGCTAAATGGAGAAACAGACTCTCTAGCAATTGAAGATTGCATTTTTGATAAAGATGATGTAGAAGAACAATTTAAACCATATACAGGAAATGTTTTCTTCTCACCAGTTTCTTCATTTATTGTTTATAATACAGGAATACAAGATGAATAAAATTATGAAAGGCATCATATTGGCGGGTGGGGCGGGAAGTAGACTGCATCCACTTACAATTTCGATCTCAAAACAGCTTTTGCCAGTGTATGATAAGCCAATGATTTACTACCCTATCTCTGTATTGATGCTTGCAGGGATTAAGGAAATCCTTATAATAAGTACACCTAATGATTTGCCTAATTTTAAAAAACTTTTAGGTTCAGGTGAACAATGGGGAATCAAGTTTGAATATGAAGAACAAGCTCAGCCGAATGGATTAGCAGAGGCTTTTATCATTGGCGAGGAGTTTATTGGAAATGATAAT
This portion of the Candidatus Delongbacteria bacterium genome encodes:
- a CDS encoding 6-phosphofructokinase, with amino-acid sequence MEKSIAILCGGGPAPGINTVVSTISKRFLTDGYRVIGINHGYKTLFADSPDTIDINFDFADRIFDRGGSALKMSRYKPKDSEFKADFFSKNNVKLLVTIGGDDTASTANRLTKYLVDNDVNIQNIHVPKTIDNDLPLPGKVPTFGFQSAKNEAAKICTTVYEDARTSGNWFTIVTMGREAGHLAFGIGASIHAPMIIIPEMFVGIEPTFNKIIKMIISSMIKRKIDGIDYGAVVISEGLFHFMSQKEILNSGINFTYDDHGHPELGNVSKAHIFNVLLQRKLKQLGIDIKSRPVEIGYEVRCTDPIAFDLKYCTNLGNGVKRLYDRGETGCIVVAHPDGKIEPLYLKDIADENGKIKPRLVDIMSEEYIMVQDSLCYLRESDYESARKYISDPEEYDLKHILRWK